TCGGCTCGGCGGGCAGCGCGTCGGCGATACGGCCGGCGGCGGCGCGCATCTTCTCCCAGTCCTCGACGGCCTCACGGACGTCGGACAGCACCCGCAGCAGATCCGCGGTGATCTGCTTCAGGTCCTCGCGGTCGGTCTCGCGGTCCATCTCGACATGGATCCAGGACTCGGTGACCGCGTCGTGCGGCAGCTTCGCGCCCTTGCCGTTCTTGCTGTGCGCGTCGCAGCTGGAGTCGAAGACCTCGATGAGCTTGCCGGTGACATCACGGCGGACGATCACCTGCGGGTGGATCACGACATGGATGCCGCGGCCCTGCCGGGAGAGCTCGTTGGTGACCGAGTCGACCAGGAACGGCATGTCGTCGGTGACGACCTCGACGACGGAGTGGCTGCAGGTCCAGCCGTTCTCCTCGACCGTCGGGGTGTGCACCCGGACGTTCGCGGTGCCCTGAGGACGCATCTCCGCGAGGCGGTAGTGGGAGAGCGCGGCGCCGAAGACGTCGACCGGGTCGCGGCCGGTCAGGTCCTCGGGCGCGGTGTGCAGGTAGTAGCGCTGGAGGTATCCCGCAAGGGTGTCCGGGTCGAGCCCCCGTACCGGGTGCTTACCCCCGGCCGGGCTGCTCTCTACGACCCGGGCGGCCCTGGCGAGCAGCTCGGTCTTGGCTTCGTCCAGCTTGGTCTGCATGTCCTCTGGCTCCTGTCGCGCGCCGTTGCGTGACGTTGTGGAAGAACGTGATGGAAGCCGCACAACGCCGCCGCGACGCGAGGTGTCCCGTCGCTGTCGACGCTATGCCGCGATGAGAGAGGGCCGTGCCGCTATCGACGGTTTTTGACGAAGTCGACGGGGAGTGTCGGCCGCAAAGACCAGCGGCCGCCCGGTCACGGTGGTGCCCCGGGCGCACGGCAGGGGCCTCGATGCCCCCGCGGGTTATCGCGCTGATCACGGTGCAAGGCTATCGCTCCCCACGCGGGTGCCGTCATGGGCCTTGTACGTACAAATCCTCGGCCCGAACTTAGACCTTCTGGACAACGGCGCGGCGGGGCGGAATGTGCGTGGCGTCCGTGCCGCCCTGCACCCCGGGACTGCGGAAACAGGCCCCCTGGGCGATCACTGGACGGCTATCTCGCCCGCCAGCTCGACCGCCTCTGCGAGCGTGTCCACCACCGGCACCCCGGCGGCCGCCAGGCTCCCCCGGCTGTGCGATCCGCCCGTGTAGAGCACCGCATGCGCACCCGCGTCCCGCGCGGCCACGGCATCGTCCACGGCGTCGCCGATCACCACCGTACGCGCCGGATCCACGCCCTCCATCGCCGCCAGATGCCGCACCATATGCGCGCTCTTGGTGCCCCCGGACGGCCCGGTCCTGCCTTCCACCAGCACGAACCGCGACTCGATCCCGAAGCCGCGCACGATCGGCAGCAGCTCGTCATGCCCGTACATGCTCAGGATCGACTGGCTGCGTCCGGCCGTCTGCCACCCCTCCAGAAGCATTTCCACGCCCTCGGCGAGCTCACATCCCACGCGGTGCGTGGCGTAGTGACGGTGGAACGCCTCGTCCATCACCAGCCACTCGGCGTCCGTCGGCAGGCGTCCCATCAGCCGCTCGTAGAACCGCGGAATGGGCACGCAGTACAGGTCCCGGTACGTCTCGAGGGTGATCGGCTCCAGCCCGATCTCCGCGAAGGCGGAGTTCGTCGCCCCGATGACGGCGTCGATGTCATGGAACAGGGTGCCGTTCCAGTCCCAGACGATGTGTGTCGCGCGCTTCCCCATGTGGTCCCCCACGTCGTTCCCCGTGCGTTTCCCCTGAAGAAAAAGTACCCGCCGCCACTGACAACGGCGCCGACTCCGCCGAGCCGGAGCCGCGGACCTGTGCCCTCAGCCGACCAGATGCGGGATCTCCTGCACCCCGAACCACATCAGGTCGTGGTCCTCCGCGCCGTCCACCGTGAACTGCGCATCGTCATCACCCTGGTCCGCCGCGCCCAGCGCCGCCGCGGCCGCCGCGATGTCCGCCTCCGCGTCCGCGGCATCCACATGCACCGCGGCGGCCTTCGACAACGGCACCGGCCCGGCGACCCGCACCTCGCCCAGCGACGACTGGTCGAGCCCCCGGTCCGGATCCGCCACGGCGGCGCCGTCCGCCACGTCCACGGCCACCACCACGCGCCGCCGCGCGAGGTCCGGGTGCCCGGCGAGCAGCCGCAGCGAGGCCTGCGCGGCGCGGTTCAGCGCGGCGTACTCCAGCTCCTCGATGTCGTCCGAGACGTACCACTCGCGCAGCGCGGGCGTGACGGCGTACGCATCCAAGGGGCCCGGGCCCAGTTCGCCGTTCTTGTGCGCCTCTGCGAGACCGGAAAGGGTCAGGGGGACATAGACGCGCATGGCAGCCGCTTCCGCTCGTTCGCTCGACTCCGAAGATTGTCCCGCCAGCATACGGGCGCGAGTCCCCCATCGTGCCGCCCCGGCACTCCCCGGGCCGCCCGCCCGGAACCCGGCTTCCACCCCGCTCCCGAGGCCTCGCCGCAGGCCCGCACCACGGACGGGTGAACTCGTCGCACCCGTCATCCCGGCCTCTTCGCGCCTTGCTGCCGCCCCGATCACGCCGATACGAAGTTCCCCACCAAGAAAGCTACCGCCCAGTAATTCACGGGCCCGGCACAGCGGGGGCGATCAGCAGCATGACCGGCACGAACGGCACCACGGCGCACACCACACCCACCACAGCCGCGGGCAGCGAGCACCCGGAGCGGCCCCGGACGCCCGCTCCGTCCACGCCGTCCGCTCCGCCCGCAGGCCCCACGCCTGCCGCGTCCGCCGGCACCACGCCCGCTCCCTCGGCCGACACCGCGCCCGTGCCCTCCACGGGCGACGCCGGCGGCCCTCGCGCCCGCCCCCGCCCCGCCGGGGCACCGGGAGCGGCCCCCACGGTCCCCCGGCCCCGCCGCTCCCCGGCCGACCACCGCACTCCGACCGACCGCCGCCCCCTCGGCCCCGCCGGGAGCGGCCCCGGCGCGCCCGGCCGGGGCACCGGTCCGAGGCACCGCGGCCCCGGCTCCGCAGGCCGCGGCCCCACCCGCGGCGGCCCGCGCCCCGGCCGCCCCGCCGCCCTGGCCGCGGCCGCGAGCCGGCGGACCGGCACTCCGGCCCCGGCCACGCCCGTGAACGCGGCCGGTGCCCCCCTGCCCACCGCCGGGGCACGGCGCCGGGCACACGAGAGCCGGCCGCATCACTGGTTCGCCCATCAGCTGGTGCTCGCACTCAGCGGGCAGCGCCCCGTCCACGCCCTGCTGGGGCATGCCCTGCCCGCCGCGTACGACCGGCTGGCGGAGCTCGCGCCGCAGGCGCCGCTGCGGCCGGTCACGGCGTCCGGCCGGCGCGGCGAGGCCCCCACCGTGCGCGACTGCGGCCTGTGCCGGCCGTGCCGCGGCGTCATCGAGGCCTTCGCCCGGATCGCGGCGGACGGACGGCTGCGGGCCCTGGCCTTCCGACTGGAGCTGGGCGCCGACTCCCGGTGGCGCTGCGCCGCCCTCGACATCGGCCCGTCCCCGGCCGTCAGCGGCCCGGCGTCCTGACCTGCCCGGCAGCGCGGCTGACGCCCCGCCCGGCAGCACGAGGGCGCCCCGGCCGTTCTCCGGCCGGGGCGCCCTCGTTCACACGGCTGAGGCATCAGCTGCCCGGGCCGCCTTCTCGCTCACTTCTTACGGCGACGCCCAGCGCTCTTCTGGGCCTTACGACGCTCGGCACGGGTCAGACCGTCCGACTCGGAACGGGCCGGCACCGCCTCCTCGTCGCTGATGAAGTCGCCTTCGACGACGCTGCCGTCACCGTCCACCTTGGGGGCGGAGAAGTGCAGCCGGTCCGGCCGCTGCGGCGCCTCCAGGCCCTTGGCGTGGATCTCCGGACGCCCGGCAGCCGCGGGCACCGCCTCCTGCTCGTCCAGCGAGGCCGGCTCCGCCGCCTCCTCCACCGGGACCTCCTCGACCTGCTGCTCGACCTGTACCTCCAGGTTGAACAGGTAGCCGACGGACTCCTCCTTGATGCCCTCCATCATCGCGGTGAACATGTCGAAGCCCTCGCGCTGGTACTCGACCAGCGGGTCCTTCTGGGCCATCGCCCGCAGGCCGATGCCCTCCTGGAGGTAGTCCATCTCGTAGAGGTGCTCACGCCACTTGCGGTCCAGGACGGACAGCACGACCCGGCGCTCCAGCTCCCGCATGATGTCCGAGCCCAGCTGCTCCTCGCGGGCGGCGTACTGCTCGTGGATGTCGTCCTTGATGGCGTCGCCGATGAACTCGGCGGTGAGGCCCGCGCGGTCGCCGGCCTCGTCCTCCAGCTCCTCGACCGTCACCTTGACCGGGTAGAGCTGCTTGAACGCGCCCCACAGGCGGTCCAGGTCCCACTCCTCGGCGAAGCCCTCGACCGTCTCCGCCTGGATGTAGGCGTCGATGGTGTCCTCCATGAAGTGCGTGATCTGCTCCTGCAGGTCCTCGCCCTCCAGGACGCGGCGGCGCTCGCCGTAGATGACCTCACGCTGGCGGTTCAGCACCTCGTCGTACTTCAGGACGTTCTTCCGCGTCTCGAAGTTCTGCTGCTCGACCTGCGACTGGGCGGAGGCGATCGCCCGCGTCACCATCTTGTTCTCGATCGGTACGTCGTCGGGGACGTTGGCCATCGCCATGACCCGCTCGACCATCTGCGCCTTGAACAGCCGCATCAGGTCGTCGCCCAGGGAGAGGTAGAACCGCGACTCGCCCGGGTCGCCCTGACGGCCGGAGCGACCGCGCAGCTGGTTGTCGATGCGCCGCGACTCGTGCCGCTCGGTGCCCAGGACGTAGAGCCCGCCGAGCTCCTTGACCTCCTCGAACTCCGCCTTGACCGCGGCCTCGGCGCGCTCCAGGGCGGCGGGCAGCGCGGCCGCCCACTCCTCGACGTGCTCGACCGGGTCCAGGCCGCGCTGGCGCAGCTCCGCCTCGGCCAGGTCGTCGGGGTTGCCGCCGAGCTTGATGTCCGTACCACGGCCGGCCATGTTCGTGGCGACCGTCACGGCGCCCTTGCGGCCGGCCTGCGCGATGATCGGCGCCTCACGGTCGTGCTGCTTGGCGTTCAGCACCTCATGGGCGACACCGCGCTTGTTGAGCTGCTGGGAGAGGTATTCGGACTTCTCGACCGAGGTGGTGCCGACCAGGATCGGCTGGCCCTTCCCGTGCTTCTCGACGATGTCCTCGACGACCGCGTCGAACTTCGCGGTCTCGGTGCGGTAGATCAGGTCCGCCTGGTCCATACGGACCATCGGGCGGTTCGTCGGGATCGGGACGACGCCGAGCTTGTAGATCTGGTGGAACTCGGCGGCCTCGGTCATGGCCGTACCGGTCATGCCGGAGAGCTTGTCGTAGAGGCGGAAGAAGTTCTGCAGGGTGATCGTGGCGAGGGTCTGGTTCTCGTCCTTGATCTCCACCCCTTCCTTCGCCTCGATGGCCTGGTGCATGCCCTCGTTGTAGCGGCGGCCGGCCAGGATACGGCCGGTGTGCTCGTCGACGATCATGACTTCGCCGTCGATGACGACGTAGTCCTTGTCGTTCTTGAAGAGCTCCTTGGCCTTGATCGCGTTGTTGAGGTAACCGACGAGCGGGGTGTTGACCGACTCGTACAGGTTGTCGATACCCAGCCAGTCCTCGACCTTGCTGACACCGGACTCGTGGATGCCGACGGTGCGCTTCTTCTCGTCGACGTCGTAGTCGCCGGTCTCCTCGATGCCGCGCTGCGGGTTGGCGGCCTCGCCCCGCTTCAGGCGGCGCACCAACTTGGCGAAGTCGCCGTACCACTTGGTGGCCGAGTCCGCCGGGCCGGAGATGATCAGCGGCGTACGGGCCTCGTCGACGAGGATCGAGTCGACCTCGTCGACCACCGCGAAGTTATGGCCCCGCTGGACGAGTTCGTCCTGCGACCAGGCCATGTTGTCACGCAGGTAGTCGAAGCCGAACTCGTTGTTCGTGCCGTAGGTGATGTCGCAGTTGTACTGCTCACGACGCTGGGCCGGGGTCATGTCGGCGAGGATGCAACCGACGGTCAGACCCAGGAACTTGTGGACCCGGCCCATCATCTCGGAGTCGCGCTCGGCCAGGTAGTCGTTCACCGTGATCAGGTGGACGCCCTTGCCGGACAGCGCATTGAGATACGTCGGGAGGGTACCGACCAGGGTCTTGCCCTCACCGGTCTTCATCTCGGCCACATACCCCAGGTGAAGGGCCGCGCCGCCCATCAACTGGACGTCGTAGTGCCGCTGGCCGAGCACGCGCTTGGCGGCCTCACGGACCGTGGCGAACGCCTCGGGCAGCAGGTCATCAAGGCTCTCGCCGTCGGCGTAGCGCTCTTTGTACTCATCCGTGAGCGCCCGCAGCTCAGCGTCGGAGAGCGCGGCGAAATCCTCCTCGATGGAGTTGACCTGGCCCGCGATGCGGTGCAGTTTGCGCAGGATCTTTCCTTCGCCTGCACGCATGATCTTCGTCAAGACGGACACTTGGGCTGGTCTCCTTGCCGGTCGGGCCTGCACGGTCGAGTGCGCGGGCGCGGCATTTTTCCAAGGGGGCAGGCCCCGCCGCAACGGCCATCGTAAAGGAGGACGCTGCCGGGCCGGGAGGTCCGCCGCAGCGAACCCCGCTGTCCCCTCCTCAGCGTGAACGCACGAGGCCGCGAGAAGGTGCCGGGCAGGTGCCGGGAATCGCCCGGAAAACCCTTCGCCACGCCGCGCGCCACTGTGCAGACTCACGCCATGAAGCCCGTCACCCTCGCCACCGAGCGCCTTGTGCTGCGTCCCTTCGAGCCCTCCGACGCGCCCGCGGTGCATGCCGCGTGCCAGGAGCCCGATATTCCACGCTGGACGAGTGTCCCGTCACCGTACGGCATCGAGGACGCGGAGCATTTCGTCGGCACGGTCGTCCCCGAGGGCTGGCGCGACGACACCACGTACGACTTCGCCGTCGTCTCCCGGGCGGACGGCTCCCTGGTGGGCGCGATGGGCCTGGTACGCCTCGACCGGCTGCACACCCCTGAACGGCAGGCCGAGCTGGGCTACTGGACCGCCAAGGAGCACCGCGGCCGCGGCTGCACCGTCGAGGCGGCCCGCGCCGTGGTGCGCTGGGGCTTCGACGACCTGGGGGTGGAGCGCCTGGAGTGGCACGCGGAGGCCGGAAACGAGGGGTCCCGGGCGGTGGCCCGCAAGCTCGGCTTCCATATGGAGGGCACACTGCGCGCCAAGACGGTACACGGCGGCACCCGCCGGGACGTCTGGATCGGCTCCCTGCTCCCGTCCGACCTGTCCGACCTGTCCGGGGAGTCCGGGGAGCCCGGGGAGTCCGGGGAGTCCGGGGAGTCCGGGGAGTCCGGGAAGCGCGCGCCGGCAGGCCGCACCGGCACCCGCCGCCCGGACACGACCCCGTATCTGCCCTACCCGGGCTGACGACCGGCGGCCGCTGTCCTGCCCCGGCCGGGCAGCGGCCGCGCGCACCGGTCCGGGCAGCCCACTGCGCCATGGCGGCCCCGCTCCGGCCCGGCGTGCGCACCCCTGCCAGCAGCGGCGATTCCCGCCCCCGGGGCCGTTGTCAGTGCCCGCCCCTACCCTGTGCCGCATGACCGCCGTGACGCAGCCACCGCCTCTGCCACAGCCTGTGACCGCCCTGTCCCGCGACGACGCCCGGCGCCTTGCGCTGCGGGCCCAGGGGCTGCTGGGCGCCCCGGACCGCCGGGCAGGGGTGCGCGGGGTGCTGCGGCATCTGGGCGCGGTGCAACTGGACACGATCTCGGTGCTGGCCCGCTCCCATGAGCTGGTGCCCTACGCCCGCCTCGGCGCCGTCGGCCGCCCCGCCGTCGAGGCCGCCTATTGGAGTGCGCCTCCTTCCGGCGCGTCCGTGGCACGGCCCCACAGCTTCGAGTACTGGTCGCACGCCGCCTGCATCCTGCCCATCGAGGAGTGGCCGCACTTCGCCTTCCGCCGTCGCGCCCTGCGCGCCAAGGGCCACCGCTGGCACGTCATGGAGGACCGCGAGCGCTCGTGCGCCGCCGTCCTGGACCGCCTGAAGGCCGACGGCCCGCTGACCACCTCGGAGCTGGGCGGCGGACGCAACGGCGGCGAGTGGTGGGACTGGTCCGAGACCAAGATCGCGGTGGAGTGGCTGCTGGACACCGGCGAGGTGGTCTGTACCGAGCGCCGCGCCTGGAAGCGCGTCTACGACCTCGCCGCGCGCGCCGTCCCGGACGCCCTGCTCCACGACGATCTCGACGACTCCACGTGCCTCCGCCGCCTGGTCGCCCAGGCCGGCGCCGCCATGGGAGTGGCCACGCGCGCCGATCTCGCGGACTACCACCGTCTGAAGGCCGAACAGGTCGATGCCGTGGTCGCCGACTCCGGTCTGGTCCCGGTCAAGGTGGAGGGCTGGGGAAAGCCCGCCTGGGCCGACCCCGCCGCGCTGGCCGATCCACCCCGCGGCCGGCACCGCACCACCCTGCTCTCGCCCTTCGACTCCCTGATCTGGGACCGGCCGCGCACGGAGCGGATCTTCGGCTTCACGCACCGGCTGGAGGCGTACGTCCCGCGCCCCCGGCGGATTCACGGCTATTTCGCGATGCCCCTGCTGGCGGGCGGCCGGCTGGTGGGCCGGGTGGACCCGGCGCGTGAGGGCACCACCCTCGTCGCCCGCCAGGTCTCGATGCAGGACGCCAAGGCCGTCGCCCCGATGGCCCGTGCCCTTCGGGAAGCCGCGACCTGGGTCGGCTGCGACGGGGTGCGCATCGAGCGCTGCGACGATCCGAAGCTGGCCACCGCACTGCGCGCGGAACTCACCCATACGGGCGACCAGTAGCACCGGCCGAGGGTTGCGGGGGCTCGACCGCCCCCGCTCACCCGGCGCGCCGAGGCCGCACTCACCAGACCGACGGCCACGACCGACCGCCCTTACCGACTCACCGGATCACCGGATCTCGAGGATCTTCTCCCGCATCGCGTACACCACCGCTTCCATCCGGGAGTGCAACTGCAGCTTCTCCAGGATGTTGCGGACGTGGTTCTTCACCGTGTTCTCGGAGATGAAGAGTTCCTTGGCGATGTCGCGGTTGTTCATGCCTGTGGCGACCAGCTTGAGGACCTCCAGCTCACGGTCGGTGAGCCGGGGCGCGGGCACCAGCCTGCGCTCGTCCGTACGCTGGATCATCGACTTGAACTCCGTCAGGAGCTTGGACGCCATCGACGGGCTGATCTGCGACTGGCCGTCGGCCACGGCGCGGATCGCGGTCGCCACCTCGTCGGTGGAGATCTCCTTGAGGAGGTAGCCGGTGGCGCCGGCCTTGATCGCGTCGTAGAGATCGGCCTCTTCGTCGCTGATCGTCAGCATGATGATCTTCGCGCTGGGGGCCACCTCCTTGAGGGAGGTGCACGCCTCGATCCCGCCGCGCCTGGGCATCCGGACATCCATCAGCACGATGTCCGGCAGCAGATCCGCGGCCTTGTCGACCGCCTCCGCACCGTCCCCCGCCTCGCCGACGACCTGGATGTCCTCCTCCTGGGCCAGCACGATCTCCAGACCCCGCCGGAAGAGTGCATGGTCGTCCACGACCAGGACCCGGATCGGCTCCTTGCGCGGCATGCTCACGGCCCGGCCGGCCTCGTCGTCACCGCCGGCACCGCCGTGGTCATCGTCCGCGGTGTCGCGCACGGGCCCGAAACTGTCCCCCATGGGTCCTCCCCGTCAACTACTCGGCCGCGAGGCCAGAGCTTGGAAATAAGGCTGGTTGACAACAGCCCCCTGCCGGCCCGATCGCTGCCATACGACCGCCTCCCCGGCACGTCGCCGTTACGTGTCCACATACTCCCTGGTCGGCACAAACACTATACGGCTTCAACTCTTGCCCCCTCCGGGCACGATGGTGCCCCCGGCGTGCGCCGGGGGCACCGAGTGAGTGGGGTTCAGCCACCCAGCGCGCCGCCTGCGCCGCCGGGCTCCTCCTCCCCGAACAAGTCGGGGTTCAGGTGAATGACTCCGTAGTCGT
This portion of the Streptomyces sp. 2114.4 genome encodes:
- a CDS encoding HAD family hydrolase — translated: MGKRATHIVWDWNGTLFHDIDAVIGATNSAFAEIGLEPITLETYRDLYCVPIPRFYERLMGRLPTDAEWLVMDEAFHRHYATHRVGCELAEGVEMLLEGWQTAGRSQSILSMYGHDELLPIVRGFGIESRFVLVEGRTGPSGGTKSAHMVRHLAAMEGVDPARTVVIGDAVDDAVAARDAGAHAVLYTGGSHSRGSLAAAGVPVVDTLAEAVELAGEIAVQ
- a CDS encoding Rv3235 family protein — translated: MTGTNGTTAHTTPTTAAGSEHPERPRTPAPSTPSAPPAGPTPAASAGTTPAPSADTAPVPSTGDAGGPRARPRPAGAPGAAPTVPRPRRSPADHRTPTDRRPLGPAGSGPGAPGRGTGPRHRGPGSAGRGPTRGGPRPGRPAALAAAASRRTGTPAPATPVNAAGAPLPTAGARRRAHESRPHHWFAHQLVLALSGQRPVHALLGHALPAAYDRLAELAPQAPLRPVTASGRRGEAPTVRDCGLCRPCRGVIEAFARIAADGRLRALAFRLELGADSRWRCAALDIGPSPAVSGPAS
- the secA gene encoding preprotein translocase subunit SecA, whose translation is MSVLTKIMRAGEGKILRKLHRIAGQVNSIEEDFAALSDAELRALTDEYKERYADGESLDDLLPEAFATVREAAKRVLGQRHYDVQLMGGAALHLGYVAEMKTGEGKTLVGTLPTYLNALSGKGVHLITVNDYLAERDSEMMGRVHKFLGLTVGCILADMTPAQRREQYNCDITYGTNNEFGFDYLRDNMAWSQDELVQRGHNFAVVDEVDSILVDEARTPLIISGPADSATKWYGDFAKLVRRLKRGEAANPQRGIEETGDYDVDEKKRTVGIHESGVSKVEDWLGIDNLYESVNTPLVGYLNNAIKAKELFKNDKDYVVIDGEVMIVDEHTGRILAGRRYNEGMHQAIEAKEGVEIKDENQTLATITLQNFFRLYDKLSGMTGTAMTEAAEFHQIYKLGVVPIPTNRPMVRMDQADLIYRTETAKFDAVVEDIVEKHGKGQPILVGTTSVEKSEYLSQQLNKRGVAHEVLNAKQHDREAPIIAQAGRKGAVTVATNMAGRGTDIKLGGNPDDLAEAELRQRGLDPVEHVEEWAAALPAALERAEAAVKAEFEEVKELGGLYVLGTERHESRRIDNQLRGRSGRQGDPGESRFYLSLGDDLMRLFKAQMVERVMAMANVPDDVPIENKMVTRAIASAQSQVEQQNFETRKNVLKYDEVLNRQREVIYGERRRVLEGEDLQEQITHFMEDTIDAYIQAETVEGFAEEWDLDRLWGAFKQLYPVKVTVEELEDEAGDRAGLTAEFIGDAIKDDIHEQYAAREEQLGSDIMRELERRVVLSVLDRKWREHLYEMDYLQEGIGLRAMAQKDPLVEYQREGFDMFTAMMEGIKEESVGYLFNLEVQVEQQVEEVPVEEAAEPASLDEQEAVPAAAGRPEIHAKGLEAPQRPDRLHFSAPKVDGDGSVVEGDFISDEEAVPARSESDGLTRAERRKAQKSAGRRRKK
- a CDS encoding GNAT family N-acetyltransferase, which encodes MKPVTLATERLVLRPFEPSDAPAVHAACQEPDIPRWTSVPSPYGIEDAEHFVGTVVPEGWRDDTTYDFAVVSRADGSLVGAMGLVRLDRLHTPERQAELGYWTAKEHRGRGCTVEAARAVVRWGFDDLGVERLEWHAEAGNEGSRAVARKLGFHMEGTLRAKTVHGGTRRDVWIGSLLPSDLSDLSGESGEPGESGESGESGESGKRAPAGRTGTRRPDTTPYLPYPG
- a CDS encoding winged helix-turn-helix domain-containing protein, producing the protein MTAVTQPPPLPQPVTALSRDDARRLALRAQGLLGAPDRRAGVRGVLRHLGAVQLDTISVLARSHELVPYARLGAVGRPAVEAAYWSAPPSGASVARPHSFEYWSHAACILPIEEWPHFAFRRRALRAKGHRWHVMEDRERSCAAVLDRLKADGPLTTSELGGGRNGGEWWDWSETKIAVEWLLDTGEVVCTERRAWKRVYDLAARAVPDALLHDDLDDSTCLRRLVAQAGAAMGVATRADLADYHRLKAEQVDAVVADSGLVPVKVEGWGKPAWADPAALADPPRGRHRTTLLSPFDSLIWDRPRTERIFGFTHRLEAYVPRPRRIHGYFAMPLLAGGRLVGRVDPAREGTTLVARQVSMQDAKAVAPMARALREAATWVGCDGVRIERCDDPKLATALRAELTHTGDQ
- a CDS encoding response regulator transcription factor; translated protein: MGDSFGPVRDTADDDHGGAGGDDEAGRAVSMPRKEPIRVLVVDDHALFRRGLEIVLAQEEDIQVVGEAGDGAEAVDKAADLLPDIVLMDVRMPRRGGIEACTSLKEVAPSAKIIMLTISDEEADLYDAIKAGATGYLLKEISTDEVATAIRAVADGQSQISPSMASKLLTEFKSMIQRTDERRLVPAPRLTDRELEVLKLVATGMNNRDIAKELFISENTVKNHVRNILEKLQLHSRMEAVVYAMREKILEIR